The proteins below come from a single Pandoraea apista genomic window:
- a CDS encoding uroporphyrinogen-III C-methyltransferase, which produces MTTDNRVPESSQNPSAPSGPAASNSPATGGATYGTAGVPPTWQPPEPPQKRRGSGAALPWLLFVLVSAGAGIGGWSLNQKLDRVQQEMARRQQAGDAQVMQAQVRTAQALDNQRDLQNRLTSLEGRVSDSRSQQAALEQLYQELAHNRDEWVLAETEQIVTSANQQLQLTGNVRGALIALEGADARLARTGAPQLAGVRDALKKDIDRLKAVPAADLPQLTGKLDQAIAMIDTLPLQAEEQRTEPKTDVSGPSGAGETGWTATWHRLSGEMLGSLKQLVQVRRLDDPDVMLVAPEQGAFLRANLKLRLLNARLALLARNASAVHSDVLVAQAALDKYFDAKSRRIAAVKTLLDQVDSGSRTIELPTLDASLTAIGQVKDVKDKP; this is translated from the coding sequence ATGACGACAGATAATCGCGTTCCAGAGTCTTCCCAGAACCCGTCGGCGCCGAGCGGCCCGGCGGCGTCGAATTCCCCTGCAACCGGCGGTGCGACTTACGGCACGGCGGGTGTCCCGCCTACGTGGCAGCCACCGGAGCCGCCGCAAAAGCGCCGTGGCTCTGGGGCCGCGTTGCCGTGGCTGCTCTTCGTGCTCGTGTCGGCGGGTGCCGGCATCGGCGGCTGGTCGCTCAACCAGAAGCTGGATCGTGTGCAGCAGGAAATGGCGCGCCGTCAGCAGGCGGGCGACGCACAAGTGATGCAGGCGCAGGTACGCACCGCACAGGCGCTCGACAATCAGCGCGATCTGCAGAACCGTCTCACTTCGCTCGAAGGCCGAGTGTCCGATTCGCGCAGTCAGCAGGCCGCGCTTGAACAGCTCTATCAGGAACTCGCGCACAACCGCGACGAATGGGTGCTGGCCGAGACCGAGCAAATCGTCACGAGTGCGAATCAACAGTTGCAACTCACAGGTAACGTGCGTGGCGCGCTGATTGCGCTGGAAGGTGCAGATGCGCGTCTGGCGCGCACGGGGGCACCGCAACTTGCCGGTGTGCGCGACGCCCTGAAGAAGGACATCGACCGCCTGAAGGCGGTGCCTGCCGCCGATTTGCCGCAACTGACAGGCAAACTCGATCAGGCGATCGCCATGATCGACACACTGCCGTTGCAGGCCGAGGAACAACGCACCGAACCGAAGACGGATGTAAGCGGCCCGAGCGGCGCCGGCGAGACCGGCTGGACGGCAACGTGGCACCGCCTGTCCGGCGAGATGCTGGGTAGTCTGAAGCAACTGGTGCAGGTGCGTCGTCTGGACGACCCGGACGTGATGCTCGTCGCGCCGGAGCAGGGGGCTTTCCTGCGCGCCAATCTCAAGCTGCGTCTGCTTAATGCGCGTCTGGCGCTGCTGGCGCGCAATGCGTCGGCCGTGCACAGCGACGTGCTGGTCGCGCAAGCCGCGCTCGACAAGTACTTCGATGCGAAGTCACGCCGCATCGCTGCCGTGAAAACGTTGCTCGATCAGGTCGACTCGGGCTCGCGCACGATCGAACTGCCGACCCTTGACGCCAGCCTGACCGCCATCGGTCAGGTCAAGGACGTCAAGGACAAGCCGTAA
- a CDS encoding uroporphyrinogen-III synthase — MSPRAPVPPPVRGLASETAAGRPVAGSATPPAPCAILTRPDGQADALARALNAEGIDTLAFPLLDIAAQADLGALAALDSALGALTSYALAVFVSPNAVAHALARLVDVRSPDVGEAANDVDGNANAGNLWPAALPVAVVGPGSAQALADAGIAAPKHRVIVPPGGPAARFDSEALLEQLDLTALAGHRVLIVRGDGGRELLADTLRANGAQVDIVSAYTRRAPAPDAAAWAALEARLASPAHCAWVLTSSEAVRHLATLLAARYGTRDGLHTPGTPQVLAQILAATCFTSHARIADAARAAGFDRITQCAPGDENLLAALKTWADPIQVKHDDR, encoded by the coding sequence TTGAGCCCGCGCGCGCCGGTTCCGCCGCCTGTCAGGGGGCTCGCCTCGGAGACCGCTGCCGGACGCCCCGTTGCCGGTTCGGCGACGCCTCCCGCGCCGTGCGCGATTCTGACGCGCCCCGATGGGCAGGCGGATGCGCTCGCCAGGGCGCTGAATGCCGAAGGCATCGACACGCTCGCGTTCCCGTTGCTGGATATCGCGGCGCAAGCCGATCTCGGCGCGTTGGCGGCACTCGACAGTGCATTGGGCGCGTTGACCTCATACGCGCTGGCGGTGTTCGTCTCGCCCAATGCGGTCGCACATGCACTGGCGCGGCTGGTGGATGTGCGGTCGCCCGACGTTGGTGAGGCCGCCAATGATGTCGATGGCAACGCGAATGCAGGCAACCTCTGGCCGGCCGCATTGCCGGTCGCGGTGGTAGGGCCCGGTAGTGCGCAGGCGCTGGCAGACGCAGGCATCGCCGCGCCGAAGCACCGGGTGATCGTGCCGCCGGGAGGCCCGGCGGCGAGATTCGACTCGGAAGCTTTGCTCGAGCAACTCGATCTGACAGCACTCGCCGGACATCGTGTGTTGATCGTACGAGGCGACGGCGGCCGCGAACTGCTGGCCGACACGTTGCGCGCGAACGGGGCACAGGTCGACATCGTGAGCGCCTATACGCGTCGGGCCCCGGCGCCGGATGCTGCCGCATGGGCCGCGCTGGAAGCCCGGCTGGCCTCGCCCGCGCATTGCGCATGGGTGCTGACCAGCTCGGAAGCCGTAAGACATCTGGCGACTTTGCTCGCGGCGCGCTATGGTACGCGCGACGGTCTTCACACGCCGGGCACCCCGCAAGTGCTGGCGCAAATCCTCGCTGCGACGTGCTTTACGTCGCATGCGCGCATCGCAGATGCCGCGCGCGCTGCGGGGTTTGATAGGATTACGCAATGCGCGCCCGGCGACGAGAACTTGCTGGCGGCACTCAAAACATGGGCGGATCCCATTCAAGTCAAGCATGACGACAGATAA
- the hemC gene encoding hydroxymethylbilane synthase — translation MNFAAPETLVIASRESRLAMWQAEHVRDALHKLYPQCHVSILGMTTRGDQILDRSLAKVGGKGLFVKELELALADGRADLAVHSLKDVPMQLPDGFTLAAVLEREDPCDAFVSNDYDSLDALPAGAVVGTSSLRREVSLRTRYPHLKVAPLRGNLDTRLGKLDRGDFAAIILAAAGLKRLGLGARIRATIPADASLPAAGQGALGIEVRAGRPEILQWLAPLHDANTTLAVSAERAVSRALGGSCQVPLGAFAEFTPQGELTLRAFIASTDGATVLHAQGAANVAQGDVAGAEALGQRVAQELIDAGGLALVPPSEPKDPPV, via the coding sequence ATGAACTTCGCTGCTCCTGAAACCCTGGTGATCGCTTCGCGCGAGAGCCGGCTCGCCATGTGGCAAGCCGAACACGTACGTGACGCGCTGCACAAATTATATCCGCAGTGTCACGTGAGTATTCTCGGAATGACCACTCGTGGTGACCAGATTCTCGACCGATCGCTCGCGAAGGTCGGCGGCAAGGGGCTGTTCGTCAAGGAACTCGAACTGGCGCTGGCCGACGGTCGTGCCGACCTCGCCGTACATTCGCTCAAAGACGTGCCGATGCAACTGCCCGACGGTTTTACGCTGGCGGCCGTGCTTGAGCGCGAAGATCCTTGCGACGCCTTCGTGAGCAACGATTACGACAGCCTTGATGCGCTGCCCGCCGGCGCGGTGGTCGGCACGTCGAGTCTGCGGCGCGAAGTGAGTTTGCGCACCCGGTATCCGCATCTGAAGGTCGCGCCGTTACGCGGGAATCTGGATACGCGTCTGGGCAAGCTGGACCGTGGCGACTTCGCGGCAATCATTCTTGCCGCGGCCGGCCTCAAGCGATTGGGGCTTGGCGCACGTATTCGTGCCACGATTCCGGCCGACGCCAGCTTGCCGGCTGCCGGGCAGGGGGCGCTAGGCATTGAAGTGCGCGCCGGACGTCCCGAAATCCTGCAATGGCTCGCACCGTTGCACGATGCCAACACTACGCTGGCCGTGAGCGCCGAGCGTGCTGTCTCGCGAGCTTTGGGCGGGTCGTGTCAGGTACCGCTGGGGGCGTTTGCGGAATTCACGCCGCAGGGCGAATTGACGTTGCGTGCTTTCATCGCGTCGACGGATGGGGCGACGGTGCTTCACGCGCAGGGAGCGGCCAATGTCGCCCAGGGCGACGTGGCGGGCGCCGAGGCATTGGGGCAGCGCGTGGCCCAGGAGTTGATCGACGCGGGCGGGCTGGCGTTGGTGCCGCCGTCCGAGCCGAAGGATCCTCCCGTTTGA
- the ppc gene encoding phosphoenolpyruvate carboxylase — MKSSAKVKAPQEGLAKSVGKTSPAKAAAAAPFTRTPAPDVPARSTAPKTRRSREDKDAPLREDIRFLGRLLGDVLREQQGSAAFDLVETIRQNAVRFHREGDRSAARALDTMLGGLTNEQAIQVVRAFSYFSHLANIAEDRHHNRRRRVHALAGSRAQPGSLSAALQSLKDAGRADPATLQAFFASALIVPVLTAHPTEVQRKSILDAEREIARLLAHRDDALTERESSRNTESMRAYVTTLWQTRMLRSSRLTVADEIDNALSYYRSTFLTEIPALYDDVSAELHDAVPGVRAEGLGRFLQMGSWIGGDRDGNPNVTAQTLQLAITRQATEIFAHYLEEVHLLGAELSVSQLLAGASDALLTLARRSPDDSPHRTDEPYRRALIGVYARLAATAREWVGHVPHRGAVGDARPYLDASEFISDLNTVVASLMAHHGGALVSQRLGPLVRAAEVFGFHLASIDLRQSSDIHEAVIAELFAKAGVEANYAKLDEDAKLALLLRELSEPRALFSPYLDYSQRTRDELAVFATARDIRARFGPRAVRNYIISHTETVSDLVEVMLLQKETGLFQGALGSGSAKAIEPKVGAMVIPLFETIADLRNAPVIMREFFDIPGMSAVVTQQGGEQEVMLGYSDSNKDGGFLTSNWELYKAELALVRLFEEKGIRLRLFHGRGGTVGRGGGPTYQAILSQPPGTVKGQIRLTEQGEIIASKFANPEIGRRNLETIVAATLEATLLPSRNQPPRLAAYEKVMQTLSDTAFAAYRNLVYETPGFTDYFFSATPIAEIAELNIGSRPASRKFSDPKNRRIEDLRAIPWGFSWGQCRLLITGWYGFGSAVSAYLDGEGEDSKGKDGDAGREKRLDTLRQMVKRWPFFANLLSNMDMVLAKTDLAVASRYAELVADEKLRKRVFDRIVSEWQSTSQALALITGHEERLADNPLLARSIKNRFPYLDPLNHLQVELLRRHRAGESDERARRGIHLSINGIAAGLRNTG; from the coding sequence ATGAAGAGCAGCGCAAAGGTAAAAGCCCCGCAAGAGGGCCTCGCCAAGTCGGTCGGCAAAACTTCCCCCGCCAAGGCAGCAGCAGCGGCCCCATTCACCCGGACACCGGCGCCGGATGTGCCGGCCAGATCCACAGCGCCCAAGACTCGCCGCTCGCGTGAGGACAAAGACGCCCCGCTGCGCGAGGACATACGCTTTCTCGGCCGCCTGCTCGGCGACGTGCTGCGCGAACAACAAGGCAGTGCTGCCTTCGATCTGGTCGAGACCATTCGTCAGAATGCCGTGCGCTTTCACCGCGAAGGCGACCGCAGCGCCGCCCGCGCGCTCGACACGATGCTGGGCGGTCTGACCAACGAGCAAGCCATTCAGGTGGTGCGTGCGTTCAGCTACTTCTCGCATCTGGCCAATATCGCCGAGGACCGCCACCATAACCGGCGTCGCCGCGTGCACGCGCTGGCGGGCAGCCGCGCCCAGCCGGGCAGCCTGAGCGCCGCCCTGCAAAGCCTGAAAGATGCCGGACGCGCCGATCCCGCCACGCTGCAGGCGTTTTTCGCCAGCGCCCTGATCGTGCCCGTGCTCACCGCACATCCGACCGAAGTTCAGCGAAAGAGTATTCTCGACGCCGAACGCGAAATCGCGCGTCTGCTGGCGCATCGCGACGACGCCCTCACCGAGCGTGAGTCGTCGCGCAACACCGAATCGATGCGTGCTTACGTCACCACGCTTTGGCAGACCCGCATGCTGCGTAGCTCACGACTGACGGTGGCCGACGAAATCGACAACGCGCTGTCGTATTACCGCAGCACGTTCCTCACCGAAATCCCCGCGCTGTACGACGATGTGAGCGCAGAACTGCACGACGCCGTGCCGGGCGTACGCGCCGAGGGCCTCGGACGATTCCTGCAAATGGGCAGTTGGATCGGCGGAGATCGCGACGGCAATCCGAACGTCACGGCGCAAACGCTGCAACTCGCGATCACGCGTCAGGCCACCGAGATCTTTGCGCATTACCTCGAAGAGGTGCACTTGCTGGGCGCGGAATTGTCCGTCTCGCAATTGCTCGCCGGGGCAAGCGACGCGCTGCTCACGCTCGCGCGCCGCTCACCCGACGACTCGCCGCACCGCACCGACGAGCCGTATCGACGCGCGCTCATCGGCGTGTACGCCCGACTGGCTGCCACAGCACGCGAGTGGGTCGGCCACGTGCCGCATCGCGGCGCCGTCGGCGACGCCCGGCCGTACCTCGACGCCAGCGAATTCATCTCGGACCTGAACACGGTCGTCGCCTCGCTGATGGCACATCATGGCGGCGCGCTGGTCTCCCAGCGACTCGGCCCGCTCGTGCGCGCCGCGGAAGTGTTCGGCTTCCATCTGGCGAGTATCGATCTGCGCCAGAGTTCGGACATTCACGAAGCCGTCATCGCCGAATTGTTCGCCAAGGCGGGCGTAGAAGCGAATTACGCAAAACTCGACGAAGACGCAAAGCTCGCTTTGTTGCTACGCGAGCTAAGTGAGCCGCGTGCGCTCTTCTCGCCGTATCTCGACTATTCTCAGCGCACTCGCGACGAGTTGGCCGTGTTCGCTACCGCGCGCGACATTCGCGCACGCTTCGGCCCTCGTGCGGTACGCAACTACATCATCTCGCATACGGAAACCGTGAGCGATCTGGTGGAAGTCATGCTGCTGCAAAAGGAGACTGGCCTCTTTCAGGGCGCGCTCGGCAGCGGCAGCGCGAAGGCCATCGAGCCCAAAGTCGGCGCCATGGTCATCCCGCTCTTCGAGACGATTGCCGACTTGCGCAATGCGCCGGTCATCATGCGAGAGTTCTTCGACATTCCCGGCATGTCCGCTGTGGTGACCCAGCAAGGCGGCGAGCAGGAAGTCATGCTCGGCTACTCCGACAGCAATAAGGATGGCGGTTTTCTCACGTCGAACTGGGAACTCTACAAGGCGGAACTGGCACTGGTTCGCCTGTTCGAGGAGAAAGGCATTCGCCTGCGGCTGTTCCACGGCCGGGGCGGCACCGTGGGCCGTGGCGGCGGCCCGACCTATCAGGCCATCCTGTCGCAGCCGCCGGGCACGGTGAAGGGGCAGATTCGCCTCACGGAGCAAGGCGAGATCATTGCGAGCAAGTTCGCCAACCCGGAGATCGGGCGGCGCAACCTGGAGACGATCGTGGCCGCCACGCTCGAAGCAACGCTGCTGCCGAGCCGCAACCAGCCGCCGCGTCTGGCGGCATACGAGAAGGTCATGCAGACCCTCTCCGACACAGCCTTCGCCGCCTATCGCAACCTCGTCTACGAGACGCCGGGCTTCACCGACTACTTCTTCTCGGCAACGCCGATCGCGGAAATCGCCGAGCTGAACATCGGCTCACGCCCTGCCTCGCGCAAATTTTCCGATCCGAAGAACCGCCGTATCGAGGATTTGCGCGCCATCCCTTGGGGGTTCTCGTGGGGCCAATGCCGTTTGCTGATCACGGGCTGGTATGGCTTCGGCAGCGCAGTCAGCGCGTATCTCGACGGCGAAGGGGAGGACAGCAAGGGCAAGGACGGCGACGCGGGCCGCGAGAAGCGTCTCGACACGTTGCGTCAGATGGTCAAACGCTGGCCGTTCTTCGCGAACCTGCTCTCGAACATGGATATGGTGCTCGCCAAGACCGATCTGGCCGTGGCCTCACGCTATGCCGAACTGGTTGCGGACGAGAAGCTGCGCAAACGCGTTTTCGATCGCATCGTGAGTGAGTGGCAAAGCACGTCGCAGGCGCTCGCCCTCATCACCGGTCATGAAGAACGCCTTGCGGACAATCCGTTGCTTGCCCGCTCGATCAAGAACCGCTTCCCGTATCTCGATCCGCTCAACCACTTGCAGGTCGAGTTGTTGCGGCGCCATCGGGCAGGCGAGTCCGACGAGCGTGCGCGGCGAGGCATTCATCTGTCCATCAACGGCATTGCAGCGGGTCTGCGCAACACGGGCTGA
- the aroQ gene encoding gamma subclass chorismate mutase AroQ: MTATTLALLSTATLAGTGSTAAILPTRDANAYPFPANALTAAAPHGVRGLAVRLVSQTLSASPGTPAKRPQVVDPIVDPLMNGILERLAISEAVARTKYTSGKPVQDTPREQALLDNAGERAAQFGLTPAQARTFFRLQIEAGKLVQTALLARWAREGRAPGEPVDLASRLRPALDRLSTSLMHDLGRLCALPDDPSRMARIHQARERIAKTAKLEALQRAAFDEATSGLCLSAPPRIWTLSAAN; the protein is encoded by the coding sequence ATGACAGCAACGACGCTCGCCCTGCTGTCCACCGCGACGCTGGCCGGCACGGGGTCCACAGCGGCGATACTGCCGACACGCGACGCTAACGCCTACCCATTCCCTGCGAACGCGCTCACCGCCGCTGCACCGCATGGCGTGCGGGGGCTGGCCGTGCGGTTAGTCTCGCAAACGCTGAGTGCTTCGCCTGGTACGCCGGCCAAGCGGCCGCAAGTCGTCGATCCGATTGTCGACCCGTTGATGAACGGCATTCTGGAGCGCCTGGCCATCAGTGAAGCGGTAGCACGAACCAAGTACACGTCCGGGAAACCGGTTCAGGACACGCCGCGCGAGCAGGCGTTGCTCGACAATGCAGGCGAGCGCGCCGCTCAGTTCGGCCTGACACCCGCGCAGGCGCGCACCTTCTTCCGCCTGCAAATCGAGGCCGGCAAGCTGGTGCAGACGGCTCTGCTGGCCCGTTGGGCGCGCGAGGGCCGTGCCCCGGGCGAGCCGGTCGATCTGGCCTCGCGCCTGCGCCCGGCACTAGACCGGCTGAGCACCTCGCTCATGCACGATCTCGGGCGCCTGTGTGCGCTGCCCGACGATCCGTCGCGCATGGCCCGCATCCATCAGGCGCGCGAGCGTATTGCGAAAACGGCGAAACTCGAAGCGCTGCAACGCGCGGCGTTCGACGAAGCGACCTCCGGGCTTTGCCTGTCGGCACCGCCGCGCATCTGGACATTGTCGGCGGCGAACTGA
- the argH gene encoding argininosuccinate lyase yields the protein MTSQLHKKGEAWSARFSEPVSELVKRYTASVFFDKRLALFDIEGSLAHADMLSAQGIISAQDLADIQRGMTQIRGEIERGEFEWQLDLEDVHLNIEARLTALIGDAGKRLHTGRSRNDQVATDIRLWLRSEIDRIGDHLGDLRRALLDLAEQHSATILPGFTHLQVAQPVTFGHHLMAYFEMFSRDAERMLDVRRRVNRLPLGAAALAGTSYPIDRERVAATLGFEEVCANSLDAVSDRDFAIEFTAAAALVMTHVSRFSEELVLWMSPRVGFIDLADRFCTGSSIMPQKKNPDVPELARGKTGRVNGHLIALLTLMKGQPLAYNKDNQEDKEPLFDTVDTVIDTLRIFADMVPGIKVREANMRNAALQGFSTATDLADYLVKKGLPFRDAHEIVAHAVKICSDRDIDLADLSLAELQKFSPLVGEDVFDYLTLEGSVASRNHIGGTAPAQVQRAIAAARAKLAR from the coding sequence ATGACCTCCCAACTCCACAAGAAAGGCGAAGCCTGGTCGGCCCGCTTTTCCGAACCCGTTTCCGAACTCGTCAAGCGCTATACGGCGTCGGTGTTCTTCGACAAGCGCCTTGCGCTGTTCGACATCGAAGGTTCGCTCGCCCATGCCGACATGCTCTCGGCGCAAGGCATCATCAGCGCACAGGATCTGGCCGACATTCAGCGCGGCATGACGCAGATCCGTGGCGAGATCGAGCGCGGCGAGTTCGAGTGGCAACTGGATCTCGAAGACGTTCACCTGAACATCGAAGCCCGTCTGACCGCCCTCATCGGCGACGCCGGCAAGCGCCTGCACACCGGCCGCTCGCGTAACGATCAGGTCGCGACCGACATCCGCCTGTGGCTGCGCAGCGAAATCGACCGTATCGGCGATCATCTGGGCGACCTGCGCCGGGCGTTGCTGGATCTGGCAGAGCAGCACAGCGCCACGATTCTCCCCGGCTTCACGCACCTGCAAGTGGCCCAGCCGGTGACGTTCGGTCATCACCTGATGGCCTACTTCGAGATGTTCAGCCGCGACGCCGAGCGCATGCTCGACGTGCGCCGCCGCGTGAACCGTCTGCCGCTGGGCGCGGCTGCGCTCGCCGGCACGAGCTACCCGATCGATCGTGAACGTGTCGCGGCAACGCTCGGCTTCGAAGAAGTCTGCGCAAACTCGCTCGACGCGGTGTCGGATCGTGACTTCGCCATCGAATTCACGGCCGCCGCAGCGCTCGTGATGACGCACGTCTCCCGTTTTTCGGAAGAACTGGTGCTGTGGATGAGCCCGCGTGTGGGCTTCATCGATCTGGCAGACCGTTTCTGCACCGGCAGCTCGATCATGCCGCAGAAGAAAAACCCGGACGTGCCCGAGTTGGCGCGTGGCAAGACCGGCCGCGTCAACGGTCACCTGATCGCTCTGCTCACGCTGATGAAGGGCCAGCCGCTGGCGTACAACAAAGACAATCAGGAAGACAAGGAGCCGCTGTTCGACACGGTCGACACCGTGATCGACACGCTGCGCATCTTCGCGGACATGGTGCCGGGCATCAAGGTGCGCGAAGCCAATATGCGCAACGCCGCACTGCAAGGCTTCTCGACCGCGACCGATCTGGCCGACTACCTCGTCAAGAAGGGTCTTCCGTTCCGCGACGCCCACGAAATCGTGGCGCACGCCGTGAAGATCTGCTCGGATCGCGATATCGATCTGGCCGACCTCTCGCTCGCGGAGTTGCAGAAGTTCTCGCCGCTGGTCGGGGAAGACGTCTTCGATTACCTCACGCTCGAAGGCTCGGTCGCCAGCCGTAACCACATCGGCGGCACGGCCCCGGCGCAGGTGCAACGCGCCATCGCCGCAGCCCGCGCAAAGCTCGCCAGGTAA
- the gltS gene encoding sodium/glutamate symporter yields the protein METGQLVFSNYGTLVCATLVLLLGRKLVEWISPLRTYSIPEPVAAGLLVALGTLALREVGHFELKFDTSLQTPLMLAFFATIGLSANLASLKAGGRRLVLFLAVVAGMLITQNAIGVGLATLMGLAPGVGLLGGSITLAGGHGTGAAWGETLTTRYGVQSALEIAMACATFGLVLGGLLGGPVARFLVGRLGNKVPGFDAAKDAAPEGFEQPHTVRLITAQALIETVAMIAICLLGGEVIARWLSGTMFEVPTFVCVLFTGVIVRNLLSLVGYEVFDRSLSVMGNVSLSLFLAMALMTLRLWDLSTLALPMIVILVVQAIAMATYAIFVTFRVMGSNYDAAVLAAGHCGFGLGATPTAIANMQAVTERFGPSHIAFLIVPMVGAFFIDILNALIIKGFLSLPLF from the coding sequence ATGGAAACCGGACAACTGGTGTTCAGCAACTACGGCACGCTCGTTTGTGCCACGTTGGTGTTGTTGCTGGGCCGCAAATTGGTCGAGTGGATCTCACCGCTTCGTACGTACAGCATTCCGGAACCGGTGGCTGCCGGGTTGCTGGTGGCGCTGGGTACGCTCGCGCTGCGTGAGGTCGGGCACTTCGAGTTGAAGTTCGATACGTCGCTGCAAACGCCATTGATGCTGGCGTTCTTCGCAACGATCGGTCTGTCGGCCAATCTGGCCAGCCTCAAGGCGGGCGGGCGTCGTCTGGTGTTGTTCCTCGCCGTGGTGGCGGGTATGTTGATCACGCAGAATGCGATTGGCGTGGGGCTTGCCACGCTGATGGGGCTCGCGCCCGGTGTGGGCCTGCTGGGCGGGTCGATCACGTTGGCCGGCGGGCACGGTACGGGAGCGGCGTGGGGGGAGACGCTGACCACGCGCTACGGCGTGCAGTCGGCGCTTGAGATCGCTATGGCGTGTGCCACGTTCGGCCTGGTGCTGGGTGGCCTGTTGGGCGGGCCGGTGGCACGGTTTCTGGTCGGGCGTCTGGGTAATAAGGTGCCGGGTTTCGACGCGGCGAAGGATGCAGCGCCGGAAGGGTTCGAGCAACCGCATACGGTGCGACTGATCACGGCGCAGGCGCTGATCGAAACGGTGGCGATGATCGCGATCTGTCTGCTGGGCGGCGAAGTCATTGCCCGCTGGCTGTCGGGCACCATGTTCGAGGTGCCGACATTCGTTTGCGTGCTGTTCACCGGTGTGATCGTGCGCAACCTGTTATCGCTCGTGGGCTATGAGGTCTTCGATCGTTCCCTGTCGGTGATGGGCAACGTCAGTCTGTCGTTGTTCCTGGCGATGGCGCTCATGACCTTGCGCCTGTGGGACCTTTCGACGCTTGCGTTACCGATGATCGTGATTCTCGTCGTGCAGGCGATAGCGATGGCGACGTACGCGATTTTCGTCACGTTCCGGGTCATGGGAAGCAACTATGACGCGGCAGTCCTTGCGGCGGGTCATTGCGGCTTCGGGCTGGGCGCGACGCCGACGGCCATCGCCAACATGCAGGCCGTGACCGAGCGCTTCGGCCCATCGCACATCGCGTTCCTGATCGTGCCGATGGTGGGGGCGTTCTTCATCGACATTCTCAACGCGCTCATCATCAAGGGGTTCTTGTCGTTACCGCTGTTCTGA